TAAGAGGAGCATATGGTGGCTATATCCTTACAAATGTTCCATCTAAAATTACTGCGGGAGATGTAATACGTGTTCTTGAGGGGCCGATTACACCCGTTGAGGGAATTGAAGATGAAGAGCCGGCAAAGCGAGAGCTATGGATTAGAATTAGAGATGCCATTAAAGGCGTACTAGACAATACTACATTAGAAGATTTGGCAAATCACAGCGAAGATAATGAAACAGAAGGTTATATGTTCTATATTTAAGGTGAAAAGTAAATACAAGAATTATTTTGATTGAAGGTGTAAGGATGGAACGAATTTATCTCGACCACGCAGCAACAACTCCCATGCATCCAAGAGTGATTGAAAAAATGGTCGATGTGATGAATCATACTTTTGGCAATCCCTCCAGCATTCATTCATTTGGAAGGGAAGCACGGCACCAAATCGATCTTGCCAGAGCAGGTCTGGCGCGCAGTATTGGTGCGAAGGAAAATGAAATTATTTTTACAAGCGGTGGAACAGAAGCCGATAACATGGCATTGTTTGGAGTAGCGGAAAGCTATCAGAATAAAGGGAAACACATAGTTACTACAGTAGTGGAACATCATGCAGTTCTTCATGCTTGTAAAAAGCTGGAGAAGATGGGCTATGAGGTAACCTATTTACCTGTGGATGAAACAGGTAGAATCTCAATCGACGAATTCCGAGTGGCATTGAGGGATGATACGATTTTAGTATCCATCATGTACGGTAATAATGAAATAGGTTCGATTCAACCTATTTCAGAAATTGGGGAGATAGTAAAGGACCACCAAGCAATCTTCCATACAGATGCAGTACAAGCTTATGGGATTGAAAATATCGACGTTAATGAAAAACATATTGATCTGCTATCCGTTTCTGCTCATAAGATTAATGGTCCTAAAGGAACAGGTTTTCTTTTTGCCCGCTCAGATATTAAACTTTCTCCTCGCTCTTTTGGCGGAGAGCAAGAAAGAAAACGACGAGCCGGCACAGAGAA
The window above is part of the Bacillus sp. SORGH_AS_0510 genome. Proteins encoded here:
- the cymR gene encoding cysteine metabolism transcriptional regulator CymR, yielding MKISTKGRYGLTIMIELAKKYGEGPTSLKAIAQANDLSEHYLEQLIAPLRNAGLVKSIRGAYGGYILTNVPSKITAGDVIRVLEGPITPVEGIEDEEPAKRELWIRIRDAIKGVLDNTTLEDLANHSEDNETEGYMFYI
- a CDS encoding cysteine desulfurase family protein, with the translated sequence MERIYLDHAATTPMHPRVIEKMVDVMNHTFGNPSSIHSFGREARHQIDLARAGLARSIGAKENEIIFTSGGTEADNMALFGVAESYQNKGKHIVTTVVEHHAVLHACKKLEKMGYEVTYLPVDETGRISIDEFRVALRDDTILVSIMYGNNEIGSIQPISEIGEIVKDHQAIFHTDAVQAYGIENIDVNEKHIDLLSVSAHKINGPKGTGFLFARSDIKLSPRSFGGEQERKRRAGTENVASIVGFHEAVKIASDERAANIEKYAGFKEAMLGKLRELDVEFHVNGLLDNSLPHVLNLSFPGTSVEAMLVNLDLAGIAVSSGSACTAGSIEPSHVLVAMFGKQSDRLINSIRFSFGMNITTEQVIKAAEETARVVLRLKK